From the genome of Candidatus Woesearchaeota archaeon, one region includes:
- a CDS encoding 50S ribosomal protein L10: MAHVAEYKKTEVEELAKMLNEYPVIGIINLENLPTSQLQKMRGRLRSDLTIRMSKKTLLRHAFEKVKNPKIRELKDYLIGMPAMVFTNQEPFKIALKLRKSKSSAPAKPGQTSPKDLIIPAGPTSFTPGPIISELGQLGIKAGVDKGKIVVKEDKVVARKGDKIDAKIAAVLQKFGIEPMEIGLNLVALYDNGVIYSGDALEVDDKKLFEDLRMAASWAFSLAVETGYPAKEVMPIIIAKAFRQAQAVSALVPQ; the protein is encoded by the coding sequence ATGGCACACGTTGCTGAATACAAAAAAACGGAAGTTGAAGAATTGGCTAAGATGCTGAATGAATATCCAGTGATAGGAATAATAAACCTGGAAAACCTTCCAACATCTCAGCTCCAGAAAATGAGGGGGCGCCTAAGGAGCGACCTGACAATAAGGATGAGCAAAAAGACGCTTCTCAGGCACGCCTTTGAGAAAGTGAAGAATCCAAAAATCAGGGAGCTTAAGGATTACCTCATCGGGATGCCCGCTATGGTGTTCACAAACCAGGAGCCGTTCAAGATTGCATTGAAGCTCAGGAAGAGCAAATCATCTGCTCCAGCTAAGCCAGGGCAGACATCGCCAAAGGACTTGATAATACCGGCAGGACCGACAAGCTTCACTCCAGGGCCGATAATCAGTGAGCTTGGACAGCTTGGAATAAAGGCAGGCGTTGACAAGGGAAAGATTGTCGTTAAAGAGGACAAGGTTGTTGCGAGAAAGGGCGACAAGATTGACGCAAAAATCGCTGCAGTCCTCCAGAAGTTCGGGATAGAGCCGATGGAAATAGGGCTTAACCTTGTTGCATTGTATGACAACGGGGTTATATACAGCGGAGACGCGCTTGAAGTTGACGACAAAAAGCTTTTCGAGGACTTGAGAATGGCTGCATCTTGGGCTTTCAGCCTTGCTGTTGAAACGGGCTATCCTGCAAAGGAAGTCATGCCTATAATCATTGCAAAGGCATTCCGGCAGGCGCAGGCAGTTTCAGCGCTTGTCCCGCAATAA
- the rpl12p gene encoding 50S ribosomal protein P1, with protein MEYIYAAMLIHKAGKKIDEPSLKKVLEAAGVKVDEAKVKAMVATLEGVDIEKAIEMAQTVSVAAAPSAPGKEEKKADKEEEKKTEEQAAAGLGALFG; from the coding sequence ATGGAATACATATACGCTGCGATGCTGATTCACAAAGCAGGAAAAAAGATTGATGAACCATCGCTGAAAAAGGTTCTCGAAGCCGCAGGAGTCAAGGTTGACGAAGCCAAGGTCAAGGCAATGGTTGCCACTTTGGAAGGAGTTGACATTGAAAAGGCTATAGAGATGGCACAGACAGTTTCAGTTGCTGCTGCACCAAGCGCACCTGGAAAGGAAGAGAAAAAGGCTGACAAGGAAGAGGAGAAAAAGACAGAAGAGCAGGCAGCTGCAGGTCTTGGAGCACTCTTCGGCTAA